The genomic stretch GCTTAAAGCCAAAGAAGAAATCGAAAAACCAGCTAACTTGTCCAGCTAACCAAGGCAATACCCTCACCCCTTCGTAGGCCAACCCCTGATAGCCTGCTGCGGGATTTGCAGGTCCAAAGGTAAGAATCATCACCAAGGTAGAGATAATTAGTACACCTGGGATAATAGCCAAACCTAGCTCAACACCTGTTTTTCCTCCATCCAAAATCGAGTTTAAGAAGCGAAGGAAAAGGCTACCTTCCGTTTTAAAAGATATTTTCTCGGCGCTTCCGCCGCTTGGTTTGGCCTCGCGTAGGTAGGGGCTATTCTTTATGCTCCGCTGCATTAACCGAGTGGAGATCATCCCTCCAAAGCCTGCTCCAATAATTCCAACAACTGCCGACGTAAAATACCCCAAGCTAGCCATGAATGTTACCACAACCAATCCCATTCCAAATGCGGTACCAAAATTTGTAAGGGATACCAGCTGGTGAGGTTTAAAATATTGGTTGAAGTTTTTATCCTTTAGCAGGCCAATAATTGCAGGATTATCAGAAAAGAAAGTCATAATACCACCTAGAGCGGCAACACCTGGAAGCCGGTAGATTGGTCCCATTAAAGGTTTGAAGATATACTCCAGAAGACGTATTACCCCAAACTCTATGAGCAAACGACTTAATGCACCCGATAGTACGGTAATTGCCATGATGTAGAGCACCGTTTTAAGCAGCAAATCATACGCCGTTGCCATTATCGTATTTATAAGGTTTGCCGTTCCCATTCGGCCTCCCAAAAAGCCAAAGAAGATAAAGAAAACCAACAAAAACGCTCCTGCTTCAATTCTCCGCCGAGTAAGAAACTGTAAACGCAGATATTTTTTCATCGATGCGAGACCTTTAGTTATTTTGAAGCAAATGTATTGGATAGCGGCCACTTTTCATATTTAGAAAAACAAATAAATTAAGGTTTAAAAACATACTTTTATAACAATTGAAATAGTTATTGCATAAAAAAAGGAGATACTGTTAGCATCTCCTTTTGTTTTACTTATAACTTGCAATTATCTGTCTTGCTTGCTCTACAATCTTATTGAGCTTATCCTCCGAGGTGGCCTCGGCTAGAAATCTCAAGTAAGGCTCAGTGTTTGAAGGGCGAACGTTTAACCACCAGTCGGCAAACTCAATTCGGTACCCATCAAAGTCGTAGAAGGCGGTCGGAGTCTCCGTTTCCTCAAAATGCTTCTTAATGGCATCCATGGCCTCCTGCTTCTGCTGTATCTTGAAATTTATCTCACCAGAATTATGATAAGTACCAATTTCGTCGACGAGCTGGCTGAATGCAACGCCCTTGCGCTTAAAATCGGCCACAACGTTGAGCGTAAGAATGGAGGCTAGAATTCCTGAATCGGAGTAGAAGAAGTCTCTGAAGTAGTAGTGGCCAGCGAGCTCGCCGCCAAATACGCCATCAATCTCGCGTAACTTTATCGCTGCGTAGGCACGCCCTACACGCCAGGTATGCATCTCTACACCAAAATGTTTTACGAGGTACTCTCCTACGGCCTTCGAGGAGCGGATGTCCTGTAGCACCTTCTGTCCTGCAGGCATATCCTTTAAGAAGTAGTGGCCTAGAAGCGCTATTATTAAATCGGGCGAAACGAAACGGCCCTTTTCATCAACAAACATTACGCGGTCGGCATCTCCATCGAAGATAACCCCGATATCGCTGCCGGTTTCGGCAACCAGAGCCTTTAAGTCAGCCACGTTTTCCTGTACCAGCGGGTTGGCCTCGTGGTTTGGGAAGGTTCCGTCCACATCGTCATAGATGTAGGCGGGCGCATCGCCA from Alistipes sp. ZOR0009 encodes the following:
- a CDS encoding membrane protein translates to MKKYLRLQFLTRRRIEAGAFLLVFFIFFGFLGGRMGTANLINTIMATAYDLLLKTVLYIMAITVLSGALSRLLIEFGVIRLLEYIFKPLMGPIYRLPGVAALGGIMTFFSDNPAIIGLLKDKNFNQYFKPHQLVSLTNFGTAFGMGLVVVTFMASLGYFTSAVVGIIGAGFGGMISTRLMQRSIKNSPYLREAKPSGGSAEKISFKTEGSLFLRFLNSILDGGKTGVELGLAIIPGVLIISTLVMILTFGPANPAAGYQGLAYEGVRVLPWLAGQVSWFFDFFFGFKHPELIAFPITSLGAVGAALGLMKQFISAGFIDGGVVAVFTAMGMCWSGFLSTYTAMYDSIGYRGLLSKGLVAQTIGGLCAGVFAHWLHVLLSMFITF
- a CDS encoding phosphomannomutase/phosphoglucomutase, which gives rise to MGAFHAYDIRGVYNKDFNKNDVYRMGYFLPRLLNTNKILVGRDARESSPEVYEYLVKGINDAGADVFDIGLATTPLVYYTTAKLGFKASVQITASHNPREYNGLKISRENALPVGYDAGLKELEQLVKSGEVVVAEKRGVVTPVKVKEEYLEFLRGKLQDISNLKIAVDCSNGMAGLFIHQILGDAPAYIYDDVDGTFPNHEANPLVQENVADLKALVAETGSDIGVIFDGDADRVMFVDEKGRFVSPDLIIALLGHYFLKDMPAGQKVLQDIRSSKAVGEYLVKHFGVEMHTWRVGRAYAAIKLREIDGVFGGELAGHYYFRDFFYSDSGILASILTLNVVADFKRKGVAFSQLVDEIGTYHNSGEINFKIQQKQEAMDAIKKHFEETETPTAFYDFDGYRIEFADWWLNVRPSNTEPYLRFLAEATSEDKLNKIVEQARQIIASYK